The Streptomyces sp. NBC_00483 genome contains the following window.
TCACGGACGACCTGAACTTCGCCGCGCTCGGCGGCGCGTTCCTCGGCCTCGCCGTCTTCTGGCTGCTGCTCAAGAAGCGGGTGCGCGGCTGGTACATCTACGTACCGCTGGCCCTGGTCATCTGGGGGCTGATGTACAACAGCGGCGTCCACGCCACCATCGCCGGTGTCGCCATGGGCCTGATGCTGCGCTGCCACCGCGAGGAGGGCGAGGAGCAGTCGCCCGGCGAGCACATCGAGCACCTGGTGCGGCCGCTCTCGGCGGGGCTCGCGGTGCCGCTGTTCGCGCTGTTCAGCGCCGGTGTCGCGGTGTCGGGCGGGGCCCTGGGCGACGTGTTCACCAAGCCGGAGACGCTGGGCGTGGTGCTGGGTCTCGTCGTCGGCAAGGCCGTCGGGATCTTCGGCGGTACGTGGCTGACCGCCCGGTTCACCAAGGCCTCGCTCTCCGACGAGCTGGCCTGGCCCGACGTGTTCGCGGTGGCCTCGCTCGCCGGCATCGGCTTCACGGTCTCGCTGCTCATCGGGGAACTCGCCTTCACCGACGATCCGTTGCTGACGGACGAGATCAAGGCGTCCGTGCTGATGGGCTCGCTGATCGCGGCGGTGATCGCGAGCGTGCTGCTGAAGATCCGGAACGCCAAGTACCGGGCCCTGTGGGAGGACGAGGAGCGCGACGAGGACCTCTCCGGGGTCCCGGACATCTACGAGGTGGGCAAACCGGAGTACCACCTTCGGATGGCCGAGATCTACGAGCGGAAAGCCGCGGAACACCGAAGGCTTGCGCAAGTGGCGGCCGGGGCAGGCGGCGAGGACGAGCGTCCGGCATGATCTGACGGAGAATCCGCGCAGTACGCGCATACGAAGCAGCCACAGAAGAACAGGGGAGTACGCGATGAGCGCACCCGACGACAACCCGGTCGGCGCCGAACGCAGCGTCGGCCAGCTGTTCGCATCGGCGACGGCCGAGATGTCCGCGCTGGTGCACGACGAGATCGCCCTCGCGAAGGCGCAGCTCAAAAAGGACGTGAAGCGCGGCGCGACCAGTGGTGGCGCGTTCATGGCGGGAGTGGTCGTCCTGACCTTCTCGCTGCCGATGCTGAGCTTCGCGCTCGCGTACGGGATCAACGCGTGGACCGGCGGGTTCAACGGCGACGGCGGCTGGAACATGGCCTGGTGCTTCCTGCTGTCCTTCGCCGCGAGCGTGGTCATCTTCCTGCTGCTCGCGCTCATCGGCGTCGTCTTCGCCAAGAAGGCCAAGCAGGGCAAGGGGCCGCAGAAGACCGCAGCCTCGTTCAAGGAGTCGGCAGGCGTACTGCAGAACGCCAAGCCGCACCCCCGCGAGGTGACCGCGGACGGGCATGACACAAAGGCCATCGAGGCTGTGGCACGCTCGTCTGCATGACGGACCCTGCCACTCCTTCGGCCCAGCCGCCCGCGTCCTTCGTGCTCCTCGACGTTCCCGGCGGGCACAAGGTGACCCACCGGGACGTCGCGGCCAACGGCGCGCGCTTCCACATCGCCGAGATGGGGGACGGGCCGCTGGTCCTGCTCCTGCACGGCTTCCCGCAGTTCTGGTGGACGTGGCGGCACCAGCTCGTCGCGCTCGCCGACGCGGGCTTCAGGGCCGTGGCGATGGACCTGCGAGGGGTGGGCGGCAGCGACCGTACGCCGCGGGGCTACGACCCGGCGAACCTCGCGCTCGACATCACCGGAGTGGTGCGCTCGCTCGGCGAGCCCGACGCGGCGCTCGTCGGCCATGACCTCGGCGGATATCTCGCCTGGACCGCGGCCGTGATGCGGCCCAAGCTGGTGCGCCGGCTCGTGGTCTCCTCGATGCCGCATCCGCGCCGGTGGCGCTCCGCGATGCTGGCGGACTACCGGCAGTCGCGCTCGGGATCGTACGTCTGGGGTTTCCAGCGCCCCTGGCTGCCCGAGCGTCAGCTGCTCGCGAACGACAGCGAGTTGGTGGGCAAGCTGGTCCGGGACTGGTCGGGGCCGCACCAGCCCGACGACGCGACGGTGAAGACGTACCGGCAGGCCATGTCCATCCCGTCGACCGCGCACTGCTCGATCGAGCCGTACCGGTGGATGGTGCGCTCCCTCGCGCGCCCCGACGGGATCCAGTTCAACCGGCGGATGAAGCGCCCCGTGCGCGTGCCGACGCTGCATGTGCACGGCTCCCTCGACCCGGTGATGCGCACGCGCAGCGCGGCGGGCTCCGGCGAGTACGTGGAGGCCCCCTACCGCTGGCGCCTCTTCGACGGCCTCGGACACTTCCCGCACGAGGAGGATCCGGCCGCGTTCTCCAAGGAACTGGTCAACTGGCTGAAGGATCCCGAACCGGACCGGTGAGCCCTGTTTGGTGAAGGATTGCCGAGGGGAACGCCTGTGCTTCGAACGGCCAATTGCCCGGCGCGTACGCCATTTTGGGGAGTGTGAGGGCGGTTACCGACCATGGGGCAGGGGCACACGTCGGGGTATGGGCTGGACGCACGACTACAGTGACGCAGCACGCAATCGCCGCCCAGCGATGACGCTGGGCTCTCCCCGGAGAGGAGCGCCTGACGGCTGGTCGGCGCACGATCCCCGGCTGGGCATTCCTCGCATTCTGCGGCGCCGCGCCCGGTGGGTGTCGGCGCGGATCCGGCACGGTGGGCGGGGCTGAACAGCCCTTCCGTACCTGGCGATCCGGCCGGGTTCCACGGCTGGTCGGCTACAGCGCGCAGGCGTCCGTGTCGACCTGCTGGTTCGCCGTACGGCCGCGCACGATGTCGGTGCTGATCTCGTCGCCGGACAGCGCGTAGCCCGTCTCCGAGTCGTCGAGCGACTTGGCGAACACCACGCCGTAGACGTGGCCGTCCGGAGTGAGCAGCGGTCCGCCGGAGTTGCCCTGACGGACCGTCGCGAACAGCGAGTACACATCGCGGCGCACGGTGCCCCGGTGGTAGATGTCCGGGCCGTTCGCCGTGATGCGCCCACGCACGCGCGCGGGGCGGACGTCGTACGCGCCGTTCTCCGGGAAGCCCGCGACGATCGCGCCGCCGCCGCGCTGCGCGTCGGCCTCCGAGAACTGGAGCGGGGGCGCCTGCAGGGCAGGCACGTCCAGGACCGCGATGTCGCGCTTCCAGTCGTAGAGCACGACCTTCGCGTCGTACTTCACGCCCTCGCCGCCTATCTGGACGGTGGGTTCGTCGACGCCGCCGACCACATGCGCGTTCGTCATCACGCGGCGGTCGGAGAAGACGAAGCCGGTGCCCTCGAGGACCTTTCCGCAACTGGGCGCCTGGCCAACGACCTTGACGATGGATCGCTTCGCGTTGCGCGCCACCTGGCTGCCCGCGAGCGCCGGGTCCGGCGGCTTCACGTCGGCGATCGGCTCGTTCGCGAACGGGCTGAAGACCTGCGGGAACCCGTTCTGCGCGAGGGTCGAGGAGAAGTCCGCGAACCAGGTGTCCGCCTGCGTGGGCAGCGCCTGCGAGACGCCCAACAGCACCTTCGAGCTGCGTACTTCCTTGCCGAGCGTGGGCAGGGTGGTGCCGGCCAGCGCGGAACCTATCAGCCAGGCCACCAGGAGCATCGCCGCCACGTTGACCACCGCGCCGCCCGTCGCGTCGAGCGCGCGGGCCGGGGACCAAGTGATGTACCTGCGCAGCTTGTTGCCCAAGTGCGTGGTGAACGCCTGCCCGACGGAGGCGCAGACGATCACGACGACCACGGCGACGACCGCGGCGGTCGTGGTGACCTCCGCGTCACTGGTGATCGCGTCCCACAGGAGAGGCAGCGCATAGATCGCGACGAGGCCGCCGCCGAGGAACCCGATCACCGACAGGATGCCGACGACAAAACCCTGGCGGTAGCCGACGATCGCGAACCACACGGCCGCCGCGAGCAGCAGGAAGTCCAGCACGTTCACCGATTCACGCCCCGCCTTGCATCTCGCCTCGCCCCTGTCGGCCCCTGCTCGTGATTCACGGCGCCCACCCTGTCACGACCGCCAATCGAGTGGGACCGTCTTTGATCGGTCCCAGGGGCGCTCCCACCCCGCGTAGTGCAGCAGCCGGTCGATCACGCCCGCGGTGAACCCCCAGACCAGAGCCGACTCCACCAGGAAGGCAGGGCCCTTGTGGCCGCTCGGGTGGACCGTCGTCGCCCGGTTCTCCGGGTCCGTGAGATCCGCCACGGGGACCGTGAAGACGCGCGCCGTCTCCGCCGGGTCGACCGCCGCGACGGGTGAGGGCACCCGCCACCAACCAAGTACGGGCGTGACGACGAAGCTGCTCACCGGGATGTACAGCTTCGGCAGCACGCCGAAGAGCTGGACGCCGCCCGGGTCGAGTCCGGTCTCCTCCCACGCCTCCCGCAGCGCGGCGTGCAGCGGCCCGTCACCGAGCGGGTCGCCGTCCTCCGGGTCGAGGGCGCCACCGGGGAAGGAGGGCTGGCCCGCGTGGGATCTGAGCGAGCCGGAGCGCTCCATGAGCAGCAACTCGGGTCCGCGCTCCCCCTCGCCGAACAGGATCAGCACGGCGGACTGCCGCCCGGCCCCGCTCTCCGGCGGCAGGAAGCGGCTGAGCTGCTCTCCGCGGACCGTGGCGGCGGCGTGGGCCACGGGGTCCAGCCAGGCGGGCAGGCCCTCGGTGCGGAGCGTCACGTCGAAGGGAGGCGGGCCACCCGGCCCGTACGCCCCCGCCGTGCCGTGCGCCCCGGCCGCCCCCTTCGCCCCGCCGCTCATCCCGCCGACCTCGCTCACGTGCTTCATCGCCGCCCCCTCGCGGTGTGCTGGGCCAAGCCCCGACTGCCCTCCGATGCGGTCCGTCACGCCTCCCGGCCGGCCAGGGGCGGCGCCGGGAGCCCGCCCGCGTCCAGGTAGGACTGCGGGGGCTTGAGGCGCTGGCCGGGGAAGCCGCCCTTCTCGTACTTGAGCAGCTTCTCCGCCTTGTCCGGGTCCGTCTCGCCCTCCCCGTACGCCGGGCAGAGCGGGGCGATCGGGCAGGCGCCGCAGGCCGGCTTGCGGGAGTGGCAGATACGGCGGCCGTGGAAGATCACGTTGTGACTGAGCTGGGTCCACTCGCTCTTCGGGAAGAGCTCGCCGATCGCCCGCTCGACCTTGTCGGGGTCCGTCTCGTCGGTCCACTTCCAGCGGCGCACCAGGCGGCCGAAGTGCGTGTCGACGGTGATGCCGGGCCTCCCGAACGCGTTCCCCAACACCACGAAGGCCGTCTTGCGGCCCACGCCGGGCAGCTTGACCAGGTCTTCGAGGCGGCCGGGCACCTCGCCGCCGAAGTCCTCGCTGAGTGCCTTGGCCAGGCCCATGATCGAGCGCGTCTTGGCGCGGAAGAAGCCGGTCGGCCGGATCAGCTCCTCGACCTCCTCCGGGTTGGCCGCGGCCAGGTCCTCGGGGGTCGGGTACTTCGCGAACAGGGCCGGCGTCGTCTGATTGACCCGCAGGTCCGTCGTCTGGGCCGACATCACCGTGGCCACCAGGAGCTGGAAGGGGTTCTCGAAGTCCAGCTCCGGGTGGGCGTACGGGTACACCTCCGCGAGCTCGCGGTTGATCTTCCGGGCGCGGCGGACGAGCGCGGTGTGCGACTCGGGGCGCGCGGCCGTCTTTTTCGCGGCGGTGGGCTGCTTCGGGGCGGCGGCCTTCGTGGCGGACTTCTTCGGAGCGGCGGACGCCTTCTTCGCGGCGGCCGTCTGCTTCAGGGCAGCCGTCTTCTTCGAGGTGGCCGCCTTCGCGGCGGTCTTTTTCGCGGGCGCGGACATCGCTAGGCGGCCTTCCCCTGTGCGGACACGGACTTGAGTACGGGCGCGGCCCCGATCATGCTCACCGACACGGTCTCCGACCCTCGGGTCACGGCCTCGGGGGCACCTTTCTGCGCCTGTTCGCCGACAGCGGAATCAAGGTCACCCATCACCGCCACAACCCCCTTCGCCTGCGCTCTCACCGGCTTTTTGAACACTCGGCCAGCCTAAAGCCCGGCACTGACATCCGCCCCGAAGCCGCCGGATCGCTCCACGATTGGCCCCCTCCCCCTCGGGTTGTGGCGCGGGTGCGGCAGACTTGTGTACGAGTGACTGATCACACTGTTTGGACCGTCCGGCAAAATGGGCAGTGGAAATGATCGACAACCGGGGCGATCCGGTCGATTCGATCGGGTCCACTCCCGATGCAGGCGACATAGGAGAGAAACTCGTGGACGACGTTCTGCGGCGCGCCCCGCTCTTCGCGGCGCTCGATGACGAGCAGGCCGCGGAGCTCCGCGCCTCCATGAGTGAGGTGACCCTCGCACGCGGCGACGCCCTGTTCCACGAGGGCGACCCCGGAGACCGCCTGTACGTGGTCACCGAGGGCAAGGTGAAGCTCCACCGCACTTCCCCCGACGGGCGCGAGAACATGCTCGCCGTCCTCGGCCCCGGCGAGCTGATCGGCGAGCTGTCGCTGTTCGACCCGGGCCCCCGCACCGCCACCGCCAGCGCCCTCACCGAGGTCAAGCTGCTCGGCCTCGGCCACGGCGACCTCCAGCCCTGGCTGAACGCACGGCCCGAGGTGGCCACGGCGCTGCTGCGCGCCGTCGCCCGGCGCCTGCGCAAGACCAACGACCAGATGTCCGACCTGGTCTTCTCCGACGTGCCCGGCCGTGTGGCCCGTGCGCTCCTCGACCTGTCGCGCCGCTTCGGCGTGCAGTCCGAGGAGGGCATCCACGTCGTGCACGACCTGACGCAGGAAGAGCTGGCCCAGCTGGTCGGCGCCTCCCGCGAGACGGTCAACAAGGCGCTCGCGGACTTCGCGGGCCGCGGGTGGCTCCGCCTGGAGGCCCGCGCCGTGATCCTCCTGGACGTGGAGCGCCTCGCGAAGCGCTCGCGCTGACTCCACACGCTTACGTAGACGGGTCCCGCCACACCTCGTGGCGGGGCCCGTCTCCGTAGAGCCCCACAGCGACACACATAGCGGGACCCGTCTACGTAGAGGCACACAGGGGAGCTCTTCATGACACAGCCGCCCGATCTCGTCACCCGTTTCGAGGAGGAGCGAGGGCGGCTGCGTGCCGTGGCGTACCGGATGCTCGGTTCGCTGAGCGAGGCCGAGGACGCCGTTCAGGAGGGGTGGCTGCGGCTGCAGCGGGCGGACACCGACGAGGTACGGAACCTGAGCGGCTGGCTGACGACCGTCGTCGGGCGGATCTGCCTGGACATGCTGCGCACCCGCACGGCGCGCCGCGAGGAGCCCTTCGAGCACGAGGCGCTCGGGCCCTCCGAGACCCGCGTCCCCGACCCGGTGGTCCGCCCCGCCGACCCCGTTCACGAGGCCGAACTCGCGGACTCCGTAGGGCTCGCGCTGCTCGTCGTGCTCGACACGCTCGCGCCCGCCGAACGCCTGGCCTTCGTGCTGCACGACATGTTCGCCGTGCCGTTCGAGGAGCTCGCCCCCATCGTGGAGCGCACCCCCGCGGCGACCCGGCAGATGGCGAGCAGGGCGCGGCGCCGGGTGCAGGGGGCGACCGCGCCCCGGGACACGCCGCTGGCCCGGCAGCGCGAGGTCGTCCGTGCCTGGCTGGCCGCCACGCGCGCGGGTGACTTCGAGGCGCTGCTGGAACTCCTCGATCCGGACGTCCTGTTGCGGGTCGACGCGGGCAGCGGCACCGCCTCCGGGCTGCTGCGCGGGAGCCTGGCGGTGGCCAAGCAGGCCGCGTTCTACGGGAAGCTGGCGCAGGCGGCGTACCCGGCGTTCGTCGGCGACGGCCTCGGCATCGTGCAGGCGCCCCGCGGCCGGGTCGTCTCGGTGCTCGCCTTCACGTTCCGGGGCGGCATGGTCGTCGGGGTCGACATCATCGCGGATCCGCCGCGGCTCGCTGCGCTTGGCATCGGGTGGGTGGGGCCCGGCGGCGAGTGAGGTGCGGGCCCCTGCGGTTGGCCCCGGCGGCGAGTGAGTTGCGGAGCCCCGCGGCCTTGGCCCCGGCGTGGGTTGCGGTCGCGGGGCGCTGCCCCGGGCCCCGCGCCTCAAGCGCCGGCGGGGCTGAAAAGATCGGGGCTCTGCCCCGGACCCCGCCGCTCAATCGCCGCGGGGGCTTGATTTGCTCAGGCCACCGGGGAGGCCAGAATGCTCAGCCACTGCGGGGGCCTGAATGCTCAAGCAGCGCGCAGGCCTGATCACTCAAGCAGCGCGCAAGCCTGATCGCTCAAGCACCGCAGGGGCCCGAATGGGCGCTCTAGATCAAGCCATGCTCCCGCAAGTAGTCCAGTTGCGCCCGCACGCTCAGTTCGGCTGCCGGCCACAGGGAGCGGTCCACGTCCGCGTACACGTGTGTCACGACGTCGGGGGCGGACACGTAGCCGTTCTCGACGGCCGTTTCCACCTGGGCGAGGCGGCCCGCGCGGTGTGCCAGGTAGAACTCGACGGCGCCCTGGGCGTCCTCGAGGACCGGGCCGTGGCCCGGAAGGACCGTGTGCACGCCGTCGTCGACCGTCAGGGAACGCAGCCGGCGCAGCGAGTCCAGGTAGTCGCCGAGGCGGCCGTCCGGGTGGGCGACCACCGTCGTGCCGCGCCCGAGGATCGTGTCGCCCGTCAACACGGCCTGGTCGGCCGGGAGATGGAAGCACAGCGAGTCGGCGGTGTGCCCCGGGGTCGGCACGACGCGCAGCTCCAGGCCACCCGTGGTGATCACGTCACCGGCGGCCAGGCCCTCGTCGCCGAGCCGCAGCGCCGGGTCGAGCGCCCGCACCTTCGTCCCGGTCAACTCGGCGAACCGGCCCGCCCCTTCGGCGTGGTCCGGGTGCCCGTGCGTG
Protein-coding sequences here:
- a CDS encoding phage holin family protein, whose translation is MSAPDDNPVGAERSVGQLFASATAEMSALVHDEIALAKAQLKKDVKRGATSGGAFMAGVVVLTFSLPMLSFALAYGINAWTGGFNGDGGWNMAWCFLLSFAASVVIFLLLALIGVVFAKKAKQGKGPQKTAASFKESAGVLQNAKPHPREVTADGHDTKAIEAVARSSA
- the nhaA gene encoding Na+/H+ antiporter NhaA — protein: MSAPKNKQDRKALGRLSLPERTFVADALRTETVGGVLLLVAAIAALVWSNIPALHHSYEAVSDFHLGPGALGLDLSIEHWAADGLLAIFFFVAGIELKRELVAGDLRDPKAAALPVVAALCGMATPAIVYVIVNAVGGGSMSGWAVPTATDIAFALAVLAVIGTSLPSAMRAFLLTLAVVDDLFAILIIAVFFTDDLNFAALGGAFLGLAVFWLLLKKRVRGWYIYVPLALVIWGLMYNSGVHATIAGVAMGLMLRCHREEGEEQSPGEHIEHLVRPLSAGLAVPLFALFSAGVAVSGGALGDVFTKPETLGVVLGLVVGKAVGIFGGTWLTARFTKASLSDELAWPDVFAVASLAGIGFTVSLLIGELAFTDDPLLTDEIKASVLMGSLIAAVIASVLLKIRNAKYRALWEDEERDEDLSGVPDIYEVGKPEYHLRMAEIYERKAAEHRRLAQVAAGAGGEDERPA
- a CDS encoding alpha/beta fold hydrolase; translated protein: MTDPATPSAQPPASFVLLDVPGGHKVTHRDVAANGARFHIAEMGDGPLVLLLHGFPQFWWTWRHQLVALADAGFRAVAMDLRGVGGSDRTPRGYDPANLALDITGVVRSLGEPDAALVGHDLGGYLAWTAAVMRPKLVRRLVVSSMPHPRRWRSAMLADYRQSRSGSYVWGFQRPWLPERQLLANDSELVGKLVRDWSGPHQPDDATVKTYRQAMSIPSTAHCSIEPYRWMVRSLARPDGIQFNRRMKRPVRVPTLHVHGSLDPVMRTRSAAGSGEYVEAPYRWRLFDGLGHFPHEEDPAAFSKELVNWLKDPEPDR
- a CDS encoding MarP family serine protease yields the protein MNVLDFLLLAAAVWFAIVGYRQGFVVGILSVIGFLGGGLVAIYALPLLWDAITSDAEVTTTAAVVAVVVVIVCASVGQAFTTHLGNKLRRYITWSPARALDATGGAVVNVAAMLLVAWLIGSALAGTTLPTLGKEVRSSKVLLGVSQALPTQADTWFADFSSTLAQNGFPQVFSPFANEPIADVKPPDPALAGSQVARNAKRSIVKVVGQAPSCGKVLEGTGFVFSDRRVMTNAHVVGGVDEPTVQIGGEGVKYDAKVVLYDWKRDIAVLDVPALQAPPLQFSEADAQRGGGAIVAGFPENGAYDVRPARVRGRITANGPDIYHRGTVRRDVYSLFATVRQGNSGGPLLTPDGHVYGVVFAKSLDDSETGYALSGDEISTDIVRGRTANQQVDTDACAL
- the nth gene encoding endonuclease III, yielding MSAPAKKTAAKAATSKKTAALKQTAAAKKASAAPKKSATKAAAPKQPTAAKKTAARPESHTALVRRARKINRELAEVYPYAHPELDFENPFQLLVATVMSAQTTDLRVNQTTPALFAKYPTPEDLAAANPEEVEELIRPTGFFRAKTRSIMGLAKALSEDFGGEVPGRLEDLVKLPGVGRKTAFVVLGNAFGRPGITVDTHFGRLVRRWKWTDETDPDKVERAIGELFPKSEWTQLSHNVIFHGRRICHSRKPACGACPIAPLCPAYGEGETDPDKAEKLLKYEKGGFPGQRLKPPQSYLDAGGLPAPPLAGREA
- a CDS encoding NUDIX hydrolase, which codes for MKHVSEVGGMSGGAKGAAGAHGTAGAYGPGGPPPFDVTLRTEGLPAWLDPVAHAAATVRGEQLSRFLPPESGAGRQSAVLILFGEGERGPELLLMERSGSLRSHAGQPSFPGGALDPEDGDPLGDGPLHAALREAWEETGLDPGGVQLFGVLPKLYIPVSSFVVTPVLGWWRVPSPVAAVDPAETARVFTVPVADLTDPENRATTVHPSGHKGPAFLVESALVWGFTAGVIDRLLHYAGWERPWDRSKTVPLDWRS
- a CDS encoding sigma-70 family RNA polymerase sigma factor, giving the protein MTQPPDLVTRFEEERGRLRAVAYRMLGSLSEAEDAVQEGWLRLQRADTDEVRNLSGWLTTVVGRICLDMLRTRTARREEPFEHEALGPSETRVPDPVVRPADPVHEAELADSVGLALLVVLDTLAPAERLAFVLHDMFAVPFEELAPIVERTPAATRQMASRARRRVQGATAPRDTPLARQREVVRAWLAATRAGDFEALLELLDPDVLLRVDAGSGTASGLLRGSLAVAKQAAFYGKLAQAAYPAFVGDGLGIVQAPRGRVVSVLAFTFRGGMVVGVDIIADPPRLAALGIGWVGPGGE
- a CDS encoding MBL fold metallo-hydrolase codes for the protein MTEAAALPGQPRGVVLTGPATARAVNVLAPNASAMTLDGTNTWIVAEPDSDLAVVIDPGPLDDAHLHAVLDIAEKAGKRVALTLLTHGHPDHAEGAGRFAELTGTKVRALDPALRLGDEGLAAGDVITTGGLELRVVPTPGHTADSLCFHLPADQAVLTGDTILGRGTTVVAHPDGRLGDYLDSLRRLRSLTVDDGVHTVLPGHGPVLEDAQGAVEFYLAHRAGRLAQVETAVENGYVSAPDVVTHVYADVDRSLWPAAELSVRAQLDYLREHGLI
- a CDS encoding Crp/Fnr family transcriptional regulator, with protein sequence MDDVLRRAPLFAALDDEQAAELRASMSEVTLARGDALFHEGDPGDRLYVVTEGKVKLHRTSPDGRENMLAVLGPGELIGELSLFDPGPRTATASALTEVKLLGLGHGDLQPWLNARPEVATALLRAVARRLRKTNDQMSDLVFSDVPGRVARALLDLSRRFGVQSEEGIHVVHDLTQEELAQLVGASRETVNKALADFAGRGWLRLEARAVILLDVERLAKRSR